One stretch of Deltaproteobacteria bacterium DNA includes these proteins:
- a CDS encoding transketolase, translated as MWRRCASRIILSTTLAGSGHPGGSLSSLHAFLLLFRIIRNDPSYSLDPERDRVVISIGHVSPLVYSVLAELGFVSEEAFLTEFRRAGSAFSGHVEQSVPGVEWNTGNLGQGLSAGVGFALSQTLNKRQGKTIVFMGDGEQQKGQIAEARRFAAKFNLGNLIGIVDRNHLQIGGSTEDVMPVRVRDEYAAAGWNVLYVGDGNDFQQLYAAYRRAWFHEHLIPTRPTVIVARTVMGKGVSFMENREKYHGSPLSPDEARRALEEIGTDPGLLDYWKKRREGHQEILPARPPAAPYPLIEPGTPRTYAADMKIDCRSAYGNALEDLARLNNLPDQPPKVLGISCDLEGSVKMQGFRKVSPHAFIESGIEEHHAAAMAGALSREGFATFFSTFGVFAVAETYNQHRLNDLNDTNVKIVSTHVGLDVGEDGPTHQSIDYIGLLENLFGFSIFMPADPNQTDHIVRYVAARPGNMFIGMGRSRLATITDDAGAPFFGPDYIFRPGKADWLRRGDDLTFMSYGSILSNVLAAREILAAQGIRAGVLNMASIKPIDVDAICEAARLGPIVTVEDHAAVTGLGSIVARVIASARLAPKFRALGVTAYGSSGKPSDLYRLQGLHPEGIAASVRDLLA; from the coding sequence ATGTGGAGGAGGTGCGCCTCCAGGATCATCCTTTCGACGACGCTTGCGGGAAGCGGCCATCCGGGCGGATCTCTCTCATCCCTTCATGCATTTCTCCTCCTCTTTAGAATCATCCGTAACGACCCATCCTATTCCTTGGATCCGGAAAGGGACCGGGTGGTCATAAGCATCGGCCACGTCTCTCCCCTTGTTTACAGCGTCCTCGCTGAGCTGGGATTTGTCTCCGAGGAGGCGTTTCTCACCGAGTTCCGGCGCGCCGGATCCGCCTTTTCCGGCCATGTGGAGCAGTCGGTGCCAGGCGTCGAATGGAATACGGGGAACCTTGGACAGGGGCTTTCCGCAGGGGTGGGCTTTGCCCTTTCACAGACCCTGAACAAACGACAGGGAAAGACCATTGTCTTTATGGGAGACGGCGAGCAGCAGAAGGGCCAGATCGCCGAGGCGAGGCGGTTCGCCGCCAAATTCAATCTGGGAAACCTTATCGGGATAGTTGACCGGAATCACCTCCAGATCGGGGGATCGACAGAGGACGTCATGCCGGTCCGTGTCCGGGACGAGTACGCCGCTGCTGGCTGGAACGTGCTCTATGTGGGGGACGGAAACGATTTTCAGCAGCTTTATGCGGCCTATCGAAGGGCGTGGTTCCACGAACATCTCATTCCTACCCGGCCGACCGTGATCGTGGCCAGGACCGTCATGGGCAAGGGGGTCTCGTTCATGGAGAATCGCGAGAAATACCACGGTTCACCTCTGTCCCCTGATGAGGCTCGGCGCGCCCTGGAGGAGATTGGGACCGATCCTGGCCTTCTCGATTACTGGAAGAAAAGGCGGGAGGGCCATCAGGAGATCCTTCCCGCCCGGCCTCCGGCAGCACCTTATCCCCTGATCGAGCCAGGAACCCCCAGGACATACGCGGCGGATATGAAGATCGACTGCCGTTCTGCGTACGGAAACGCCCTCGAGGACCTCGCCCGCCTCAACAACCTTCCTGACCAGCCCCCCAAGGTCCTGGGCATCAGTTGCGACCTGGAAGGTTCCGTAAAGATGCAGGGCTTTCGAAAGGTCTCTCCTCATGCCTTCATCGAATCGGGAATCGAGGAACACCACGCGGCAGCCATGGCAGGCGCCCTGAGCAGGGAAGGATTCGCCACCTTTTTCAGTACGTTTGGGGTTTTTGCCGTTGCCGAGACCTATAATCAGCACCGGCTCAACGACCTAAACGATACCAATGTCAAGATCGTCTCCACCCATGTGGGGCTCGATGTGGGAGAGGACGGTCCGACGCATCAGTCCATCGACTACATTGGTCTTCTCGAGAACCTTTTCGGTTTCTCTATCTTCATGCCGGCCGATCCGAACCAGACGGATCATATCGTCCGATACGTTGCAGCACGACCTGGAAACATGTTCATCGGCATGGGGCGATCAAGGCTTGCCACGATCACGGATGATGCCGGGGCCCCCTTTTTCGGCCCTGATTACATATTCAGGCCTGGAAAGGCGGATTGGCTCCGCCGCGGAGACGATCTCACCTTTATGTCATACGGATCCATCCTTTCAAATGTCCTTGCAGCCCGCGAGATCCTGGCCGCACAGGGCATCCGGGCAGGTGTGCTGAACATGGCCTCTATCAAGCCGATAGACGTGGATGCCATCTGCGAGGCCGCGCGCCTCGGCCCCATCGTGACCGTGGAAGACCACGCGGCAGTGACGGGCCTCGGATCTATTGTCGCCAGGGTCATAGCCTCTGCCCGCTTGGCCCCAAAGTTCCGTGCCCTTGGGGTCACGGCCTACGGCTCTTCAGGCAAACCCTCTGATCTCTATCGCCTTCAGGGCCTTCACCCAGAGGGGATCGCTGCAAGCGTCCGGGACCTTCTCGCCTGA
- a CDS encoding EscU/YscU/HrcU family type III secretion system export apparatus switch protein, with protein sequence MNTDSAKKRQKAVALRYDRSRGGAPQVTATGKGHLAEKIIELARASGVPVREDAALAEVLSHLKLGDEIPPETYVLVAQILAWVYRMNGRAAKKDPR encoded by the coding sequence ATGAACACGGATTCTGCCAAAAAGCGTCAAAAGGCCGTCGCCCTCCGCTACGATAGATCCCGAGGCGGCGCTCCACAGGTGACAGCAACCGGAAAGGGTCATCTCGCCGAGAAGATCATCGAGCTTGCGCGGGCCTCCGGCGTCCCTGTCCGGGAAGATGCGGCCCTTGCCGAGGTCCTTTCCCACCTGAAACTCGGGGATGAAATTCCGCCTGAGACCTACGTCCTCGTGGCCCAGATCCTCGCCTGGGTCTATCGAATGAACGGCAGGGCGGCAAAAAAGGATCCACGGTAG
- the flgF gene encoding flagellar basal-body rod protein FlgF, with translation MGTIAGLHPHARLGHMEALEGAIINERKLELVANEMANVSTVGFKRQRITFEEYLLPQQDQTLRNAKGERVATDFSQGPVHQTGNPFDFAIEGEGFFVVETPQGKRYTRAGNFTLDAEQRLVTQEGYPVLGDGAPIVIEDTTGDGVWLSEDGRFFVDGTQQGRIDVVRFENPQGLGREGRNLYVETDASGPGEQMDGRVIQGAIEGANVNAVEAMVHLIDLYRSYEAQQKTLQAVDQLDEKASTTLGRVG, from the coding sequence ATGGGTACGATCGCCGGGCTACATCCCCACGCGAGGCTTGGGCATATGGAGGCACTTGAGGGGGCGATCATCAATGAGAGGAAGCTCGAGTTGGTCGCCAACGAGATGGCGAATGTCTCGACCGTGGGGTTCAAGCGACAGCGGATCACCTTTGAAGAGTATCTCCTTCCCCAGCAGGACCAGACCCTTCGGAATGCCAAGGGGGAAAGGGTGGCTACGGATTTCAGCCAGGGACCGGTTCATCAAACCGGAAATCCTTTTGATTTCGCCATTGAAGGCGAGGGGTTTTTTGTCGTTGAGACCCCTCAGGGGAAACGGTACACGCGCGCAGGGAACTTTACCCTGGATGCGGAGCAAAGGCTTGTGACCCAGGAGGGCTATCCTGTGCTTGGAGACGGGGCCCCCATCGTGATCGAGGACACCACCGGGGATGGCGTCTGGCTTTCTGAGGACGGCCGTTTTTTTGTAGATGGCACACAGCAGGGGCGGATCGACGTGGTCCGTTTTGAAAATCCCCAGGGCCTGGGGCGGGAAGGCCGGAATCTCTACGTAGAGACGGATGCATCTGGCCCTGGAGAGCAGATGGACGGGCGTGTGATCCAGGGGGCCATCGAGGGTGCGAACGTGAATGCCGTTGAGGCTATGGTCCATCTGATCGATCTATACCGGTCCTACGAGGCCCAGCAAAAGACCCTTCAGGCCGTGGACCAGTTGGATGAGAAGGCTTCAACCACCCTCGGACGGGTAGGGTAG
- the flgG gene encoding flagellar basal-body rod protein FlgG, protein MLRGLWSAASGMNSMQLNLDVIANNLANTNTIGFKRSRADFEDLLYQTLRKAGTENADGTLVPTGMQVGMGSRPAAIQKIFTQGDFQNTGNELDWVIEGRGFFKVMSNGEEYYTRAGAFKLDRDGYIVTSNGDRLQPEFAVPENTVRISLDPYGSLVAAGPSGEALASAQLTIYDFPNPAGLSSEGRNLFSPTQASGDPIEGTPGTENFGTVAQGFIEQSNVDVVKEMVDMIVTQRAYELNSKTVQTADEMLGIASNLRR, encoded by the coding sequence ATGCTGAGAGGTTTGTGGTCGGCCGCATCCGGCATGAACAGTATGCAGCTCAATCTGGACGTCATAGCGAACAACCTGGCCAATACCAATACGATAGGATTCAAACGAAGCAGGGCAGACTTCGAGGACCTTCTCTACCAGACCCTTCGAAAGGCAGGGACGGAAAACGCAGACGGCACCTTGGTTCCTACAGGGATGCAGGTGGGAATGGGGTCTCGGCCCGCGGCCATTCAGAAGATCTTCACCCAGGGAGATTTTCAGAACACTGGAAACGAACTCGACTGGGTCATAGAGGGACGCGGTTTTTTCAAGGTCATGAGCAACGGGGAGGAGTACTACACACGGGCAGGGGCCTTCAAGCTGGACAGGGACGGCTACATCGTCACCTCCAACGGCGACAGACTCCAGCCCGAGTTCGCCGTGCCAGAAAACACCGTAAGGATCAGCCTCGATCCCTATGGATCCCTGGTGGCAGCAGGCCCGTCGGGCGAGGCCCTCGCCTCGGCCCAGCTTACCATCTACGACTTCCCCAACCCGGCAGGGCTTTCGAGTGAGGGGAGAAATCTCTTTTCTCCAACCCAGGCCTCAGGGGATCCCATTGAGGGCACCCCTGGTACGGAGAACTTTGGGACTGTGGCCCAGGGTTTCATCGAGCAGTCGAACGTAGACGTGGTGAAGGAGATGGTGGACATGATCGTTACCCAGCGGGCCTACGAACTCAACTCGAAGACCGTCCAGACTGCGGACGAGATGCTCGGAATCGCAAGCAATCTAAGGAGATGA